Proteins encoded by one window of Cydia splendana chromosome 14, ilCydSple1.2, whole genome shotgun sequence:
- the LOC134796641 gene encoding nucleic acid dioxygenase ALKBH1, with product METVDHFKSKFKYYKLNKPKPSLSEVISLVNISNHTDKVTKVNPDNVGEDSRTDLLGLRNTKEWELYTFHNHPGLFLLKNPFTALGQRYWIRKCLEKYPRKPNKLNIDIEVLLPDWWAECFDDGACNKQLQKKLRWTTLGYHHNWDTKVYTDENRSQFPEELAELSDVVAQYVGYTGFKAEAAIVNYYHMDSTLSAHTDHSELNLEAPLFSFSFGQSAIFLIGGKDKSVEPSAILLDSGDVMIMSKEARLCYHAVPKILPAHTSPWADKEDLNKISYSEATFKYISDKKQLVSEMNKNVDEAVWSPFQDYILESRINMNVRQVLNERQSSLTVYDFNDS from the exons ATGGAAACAGTTGATCATTTTAAGTCAAAATTTAAATACTACAAATTGAATAAACCAAAGCCGTCGCTGAGTGAAGTAATATCTCTAGTCAATATTAGTAACCATACCGATAAG GTCACAAAAGTGAATCCCGACAATGTCGGTGAAGACAGCAGAACAGACTTGCTAGGTTTAAGGAATACTAAAGAATGGGAACTATACACATTTCATAATCACCCTGGATTATTTCTATTAAAAAATCCGTTTACAGCCCTAGGACAAAGGTATTGGATTAGAAAGTGTTTGGAGAAATACCCTAGAAAGCCAAATAAGTTGAATATTGATATTGAAGTGTTGTTGCCAGATTGGTGGGCGGAGTGTTTTGATGATGGAGCATGTAATAAACAGCTTCAGAAGAAATTGAGATGGACTACATTGGGATATCACCACAACTGGGATACAAAA GTATACACAGATGAAAACAGATCCCAATTTCCCGAGGAGTTGGCAGAGTTGTCAGATGTAGTGGCACAGTATGTTGGCTACACGGGCTTCAAGGCCGAGGCGGCGATAGTCAACTATTACCACATGGACTCAACACTGTCCGCTCACACAGACCATTCGGAACTGAATTTAGAAGCTCCACTGTTTTCGTTTAG TTTTGGTCAATCAGCAATCTTCCTTATTGGAGGTAAAGACAAATCTGTAGAGCCGTCAGCAATACTACTTGACAGCGGAGACGTCATGATAATGTCTAAGGAGGCACGGCTCTGCTACCATGCAGTTCCAAAGATCCTACCAGCACATACGTCTCCCTGGGCTGACAAGGAAGACCTAAACAAGATCAGCTATAGTGAAGCCACTTTCAAGTACATATCGGACAAAAAACAATTGGTATCAGAGATGAATAAAAACGTTGATGAAGCAGTATGGAGCCCCTTCCAAGATTACATACTAGAATCCCGAATCAATATGAACGTACGGCAAGTGTTAAATGAAAGACAGAGCAGTTTAACGGTTTATGATTTTAATGACTCATGA
- the LOC134796643 gene encoding N-alpha-acetyltransferase 38, NatC auxiliary subunit, with protein sequence MSQSNTAAHIPECLRDDSEDGKSKLRKWLNMNFRIEMTDGRVLIGVFLCTDRDANVILGACSEYLKSNDGETEEPRVLGLVMVPGRHIVSIQIDDMAAQRRTAPIMNDSMWL encoded by the exons ATGAGCCAATCAAATACTGCCGCTCATATACCAGAATGTTTGAgg GACGACTCTGAAGATGGCAAATCCAAACTTAGAAAATGGTTGAACATGAACTTCCGAATTGAAATGACTGATGGAAGGGTCCTCATTGGTGTGTTTCTCTGTACAGATCGGGATGCCAACgtaattttag GAGCTTGCTCAGAGTACCTGAAGAGTAATGATGGTGAAACAGAAGAGCCCAGAGTACTGGGTCTAGTCATGGTGCCTGGCCGGCACATTGTCTCCATACAGATTGACGACATGGCCGCACAGCGCAGAACTGCTCCCATTATGAATGATTCTATGTGGTTATAA